In one window of Epinephelus fuscoguttatus linkage group LG20, E.fuscoguttatus.final_Chr_v1 DNA:
- the prr35 gene encoding proline-rich protein 35, whose protein sequence is MSKDDACKVTSVSKHKERKPKKPHYIPRPWGKPYNYKCFQCPFTCMEKSHLYNHMKYSLCKNSLSLLIESDWPYKKGNILHPEQLRPFQQAHGHHTTGKDGIEQVTRTEEGQRQRRAVEEEGEDRESQGPEDEEEGGRGEGVEVTGLTKESSTDRSRGDAAESTTKKIKQPESELLMADMLSLEDQLLRARSVEVEAQLKHYKLSKTYLTAPSLLSEQWRLLASSHTKSKAEGAQPRVSSSIPCYPPPPNLVDYQDPTGLNLSVLGVGYPISPSLFSYMNSAIPTAATGVTAQTHAQLAQLPFLASAAQLMHPASSTHADRALIPPRLYYPFLCEHTFGPASSQSDASKALKTSTNSLEANPLSGFQPKVNLWKVPALRPGTAAVSPAGWVSPQRESPEQGYRLGDKLQAPAKEGKASWGLKRTGAPLGSHESPVEKKPAVGGFTLDLLKNIQTASTLNMAADKLLFHGSLQDAQLPTRPTELWYNDPLTSPNSETSSLSTCGGPNSQDPTAARTIGEGASESVAALLSDLSKALQEYQEAERKISHLEKEDLPAQRHLWEHLGKIRSELSHIHQSLERTARQSDGPLDLSVKRDSTDSVGEHSMREDGSLKDNMTETEEEDEELEEKKEEEENESERKAMKTSLESRKQSLDMLIKMSQASVVNTEVLSPSGLSMRPSSAEALWQSRTTKCEADSSVLLCPDGRSVVFTDIPSSAKTPKRSPSIQRLEAQCPLSPLTVTDN, encoded by the exons ATGTCAAAGGACGATGCTTGTAAAGTGACGTCTGTCAGCAAACACAAGGAGCGCAAGCCGAAGAAGCCTCACTACATTCCCCGGCCATGGGGCAAACCCTACAACTACAAATGCTTCCAGTGCCCCTTCACCTGCATGGAGAAGTCCCACCTGTACAACCATATGAAGTACAGCCTGTGCAAGAACTCCCTTTCTCTGCTGATAGAGTCAGACTGGCCGTATAAGAAGGGCAACATCCTGCACCCAGAACAGCTACGACCCTTTCAGCAGGCACATGGACATCACACTACCGGGAAAGATGGGATCGAACAGGTGACACGTACCGAGGAAGGTCAAAGGCAACGAAGGGCTGTGGAGGAGGAAGGTGAGGACAGGGAAAGCCAGGGACctgaagatgaagaagagggaGGACGAGGAGAGGGAGTGGAGGTCACTGGGTTGACCAAAGAGAGCTCCACTGATCGCAGCAGAGGAGATGCTGCAGAGAGCACTACCAAGAAAATTAAACAGCCGGAGTCCGAGCTTCTGATGGCTGATATGCTCTCCCTGGAGGATCAGCTTTTACGAGCACGCTCAGTGGAGGTAGAGGCCCAGCTGAAACACTACAAGCTATCCAAGACGTATCTAACAGCTCCTAGTCTGCTGTCGGAGCAGTGGCGGCTGTTAGCGTCCAGCCACACGAAGTCCAAAGCTGAAGGTGCTCAGCCCAGAGTGAGTAGTTCAATCCCCTGTTACCCTCCGCCACCAAACCTGGTGGATTACCAGGATCCCACTGGACTCAACCTGTCAGTGCTCGGGGTGGGCTACCCCATCAGCCCCAGCCTCTTCTCCTACATGAACTCAGCTATTCCCACTGCTGCCACGGGTGTCACAGCCCAGACCCATGCGCAGCTCGCCCAGCTTCCCTTCCTGGCATCAGCCGCTCAGCTGATGCACCCAGCCTCCAGCACCCACGCAGACAGAGCTCTTATCCCCCCTCGCCTTTATTACCCCTTCCTGTGTGAGCACACGTTCGGACCGGCCTCCAGTCAGAGCGATGCCAGCAAAGCACTCAAGACGTCCACAAACAGTCTAGAAGCAAATCCCCTGTCTGGCTTCCAGCCGAAAGTTAATCTGTGGAAAGTGCCTGCTTTGCGGCCGGGGACCGCCGCGGTCTCCCCTGCTGGGTGGGTGTCACCTCAGAGAGAGTCTCCCGAACAGGGCTACAGGTTGGGGGATAAACTGCAGGCTCCAGCCAAGGAGGGCAAAGCAAGCTGGGGCCTCAAGAGGACAGGGGCCCCACTGGGGAGCCATGAGTCACCCGTGGAAAAGAAGCCGGCCGTGGGTGGTTTCACTTTGGACCTCCTGAAGAATATCCAAACTGCATCAACTCTTAATATGGCAGCGGACAAACTTCTCTTCCATGGAAG tttacAGGATGCTCAGCTTCCGACCCGGCCCACTGAACTGTGGTACAACGATCCTCTCACCAGCCCCAACAGTGAAACATCCTCTCTTTCGACCTGTGGGGGACCCAACAGCCAGGACCCGACTGCTGCTCGGACAATAGGGGAGGGAGCCTCAGAGTCGGTGGCTGCTCTCCTCAGCGACCTCTCCAAGGCATTGCAGGAGTATCAAGAGGCTGAACGCAAAATCTCCCACCTGGAGAAGGAGGACCTTCCTGCTCAGCGCCACCTCTGGGAACACCTGGGCAAAATCCGCAGTGAGCTCTCCCATATCCACCAGTCACTGGAGCGGACGGCTCGCCAGAGCGACGGTCCTCTGGACCTGTCGGTCAAGAGGGACTCCACGGACTCTGTTGGCGAGCACAGCATGAGGGAGGATGGCAGCCTTAAAGACaacatgacagagacagaggaggaggacgaggagctggaggagaaaaaggaagaagaagagaatgAGAGTGAGAGGAAGGCGATGAAGACGTCGTTGGAGAGTCGTAAACAGTCGTTGGACATGCTGATCAAGATGAGCCAAGCATCGGTGGTGAACACAGAGGTTCTCTCACCCAGTGGTCTCAGCATGAGGCCCAGTTCTGCTGAGGCCTTGTGGCAGAGCAGAACCACCAAGTGTGAGGCAGACTCCAGCGTCCTGCTTTGCCCTGATGGCCGATCAGTGGTGTTCACCGACATACCCTCCTCCGCCAAAACCCCAAAGAGGTCTCCTTCCATCCAGCGACTAGAAGCCCAGTGTCCTCTGAGCCCTTTGACAGTTACTGATAATTAA
- the LOC125880586 gene encoding toll-like receptor 13, which yields MVQTALFLLLLNTSACCGFGFKGCAQDFDDIGTMWCSKQNIANLSDVINSIPDNITIINLSKNKIRVIPPRTFSQMLGLKSLDLSQNQLVSLKGGEFRGLSVLDFLNLTCNNISHIHPNAFDGLTKLRTLLLIHNILATISSGIFNSLPAIQEVNLSLNMLKAFSCEDSGGSSTLRQLDLLANNIQSLNVSCFPALEYIRLSNNSKLELQADVFASNPKLKSLLCQGVKAEVLAGLSAETKKNLSWVAFSLFVEKTPLTICGLLKGMDRLQKIMVDLKGSRLSRTNFSLLDCEVPREVFIADANLGNVAQMSLGRGNTSRLYLINCGLTQISHITFDGYRGLKVLQLNQNKLDIQRDAFKGLTNLSFLSFDRSQVCDIDPNWFVPLKKLTVLSLIKNDITKLPPNVFSALTRLEGLYLQFNLLRYITKKPFSKLRRLTKLNLSLNIIDFIEGGTFEDLTRLKYLDLSGNRLKRLTPYILSGLINLKQLVLYNNRLHFKNKEAPFINLTSLEFLEMNYQGPGGQGIGVIGSQFFQGQGRLTSLHIGNSIVLEFSPDALVPLVNLKDLHIGGVTMKTTNLSAVLSPLKSLKRLILFRADLDALPASLMPPDNSLETLKLPFNHLHTVDKMTLDSLPRLRVLDVRENPLTCTCDNAWFKNWAIHNTQTQVSYLYQLRCNKNRSSSYMWQFDDKACSYEQASFHLFIGCSVVDVLFVFVCLAWHTQGPTLRYLLLILRAKIRGRRGAAGAKFQYDAFISYSSEDEAWVMGQLVPNLERPAAGAPRLRLCLHHRDFRPGTAVLENIEAAIYGSRHTICVVTRHFLRSEWCSVEFQLASLRLLCDGSDVLLLVFLEEIPEHCLSPYTRLRKIVRRKTYLLWPEDPQEQGAFWVRLIDALKDNEEEEEGGGGGEHDLARLIG from the exons ATGGTGCAAACTGCCCTGTTCCTGCTTCTGCTCAACACCTCGGCCTGCTGTGGTTTCGGCTTTAAAGGCTGCGCTCAGGACTTTGACGATATAGGCACCATGTGGTGCTCCAAACAGAACATCGCAAACCTCTCTGATGTCATAAACTCAATCCCAGATAACATAACAATAATCAATCTGTCCAAGAACAAGATCAGAGTCATCCCACCTAGAACATTCAGTCAGATGCTTGGGCTCAAAAGTCTGGACCTGAGCCAGAACCAGCTGGTCTCTCTTAAAGGAGGAGAATTCAGAGGCCTAAGTGTCCTGGATTTTCTCAACCTTACCTGCAACAACATCTCACACATCCACCCCAATGCCTTTGATGGGCTCACCAAGCTACGAACCCTGCTTCTGATCCACAATATACTGGCAACAATCTCTTCTGGTATCTTTAACTCCCTCCCAGCAATTCAAGAAGTCAATCTGTCCCTGAACATGCTCAAGGCTTTCAGCTGCGAGGACTCAGGTGGATCCTCTACTCTTCGGCAGCTCGATCTTCTCGCCAACAACATCCAGAGCTTGAATGTGAGCTGTTTCCCTGCCCTCGAGTACATCAGGTTGTCTAACAACTCAAAGCTGGAGCTGCAGGCAGATGTTTTTGCCTCCAACCCCAAGCTAAAGAGTTTGCTGTGTCAGGGAGTTAAAGCAGAAGTGCTGGCGGGACTGTCAGCAGAGACGAAGAAGAATCTCTCTTGGGTGgcattttctctgtttgtggAGAAAACTCCATTGACTATCTGTGGATTGCTGAAAGGAATGGACCGACTTCAGAAAATTATG GTTGACTTGAAGGGATCAAGATTATCTCGGACTAACTTCAGCCTACTGGACTGTGAAGTTCCACGCGAGGTCTTTATTGCAGATGCAAACCTTGGGAATGTTGCCCAGATGTCGCTTGGTAGGGGGAATACGAGCAGACTTTATCTCATCAATTGTGGGTTGACGCAGATATCTCATATTACATTTGACGGTTACCGAGGACTGAAGGTGCTGCAGCTGAATCAAAACAAGCTTGACATTCAGCGGGACGCATTCAAAGGCCTGACCAACCTCAGCTTTTTGAGCTTTGACAGAAGCCAAGTGTGTGACATCGATCCCAACTGGTTCGTCCCTCTAAAGAAGCTGACTGTTCTGTCTCTTATAAAAAATGATATCACTAAGCTGccaccaaatgttttcagtgccCTTACTAGACTTGAGGGGCTCTACCTGCAGTTCAACCTACTGAGGTACATCACCAAGAAGCCCTTCAGTAAGCTGCGGAGGCTAACGAAGCTCAACCTCAGCTTAAACATCATTGATTTCATCGAAGGTGGCACCTTCGAAGACCTGACGAGGCTCAA GTACCTGGACTTAAGCGGGAACCGCCTGAAGAGGCTGACACCATATATTCTATCAGGCCTGATCAATTTGAAGCAATTAGTTCTGTACAACAACCGcctgcattttaaaaacaaagaagctCCTTTCATCAACCTTACTTCTCTGGAG TTTCTGGAGATGAACTACCAGGGGCCTGGAGGTCAAGGCATTGGTGTCATTGGGTCACAGTTTTTCCAAGGTCAAGGTCGACTTACCTCACTCCACATTGGGAACAGCATCGTGCTTGAATTCAGTCCTGACGCCCTTGTTCCTCTGGTCAACTTGAAAGACCTGCACATAGGTGGAGTGACTATGAAAACAACCAACCTGAGTGCAGTGTTGTCCCCTCTGAAAAGTCTGAAGAGGTTGATTCTTTTCAGGGCAGACCTTGATGCTCTGCCTGCCAGCCTGATGCCTCCAGATAATTCACTGGAGACTCTCAAACTCCCGTTTAACCACCTGCACACTGTGGACAAAATGACGCTGGATTCCCTGCCAAG atTACGTGTTTTGGACGTTCGTGAAAACCCACTTACCTGTACCTGTGATAACGCCTGGTTCAAGAACTGGGCCATCCACAACACTCAAACACAG GTGTCCTACCTGTACCAACTGCGGTGTAACAAAAACAGGAGCTCTTCCTACATGTGGCAGTTTGACGATAAGGCCTGCTCCTATGAACAGGCTTCTTTCCACCTCTTCATCGGCTGCTCTGTAGTGGACGTGTTGTTTGTATTCGTGTGTCTGGCCTGGCACACACAGGGCCCCACTCTGCGCTACCTGCTGCTCATCCTCAGGGCAAAGATCCGTGGGCGTAGGGGGGCAGCAGGGGCCAAATTCCAGTATGATGCATTCATCTCCTACAGCTCTGAAGATGAGGCCTGGGTGATGGGACAGCTGGTGCCAAATCTAGAGAGGCCTGCTGCTGGTGCACCCAGGCTCAGGCTGTGCCTCCACCACAGAGACTTCCGCCCTGGCACTGCAGTTCTGGAGAACATCGAGGCGGCCATTTACGGCTCTCGCCACACCATCTGTGTGGTGACACGTCACTTCCTACGAAGCGAGTGGTGCTCTGTAGAGTTTCAGCTGGCCAGTCTGAGGCTTTTGTGTGATGGCAGTGATGTTCTACTGCTGGTGTTCCTGGAGGAGATACCTGAACACTGTCTGTCTCCCTACACACGCTTACGCAAGATCGTACGTAGGAAGACCTACCTGCTGTGGCCTGAGGATCCACAGGAGCAGGGTGCTTTCTGGGTCAGACTGATAGATGCTCTAAAAGAcaatgaggaggaagaggagggaggaggaggcggagaaCATGACTTGGCACGGCTAATTGGCTAG